A single region of the Zootoca vivipara chromosome 2, rZooViv1.1, whole genome shotgun sequence genome encodes:
- the CBX4 gene encoding E3 SUMO-protein ligase CBX4: MELPTVGEHVFAVESIEKKRIRKGRVEYLVKWRGWSSKYNTWEPEENILDPRLLIAFQNRERQEQLMGYRKRGPKPKPLVVQLPSFARRSNVLTGLQDPAVENRPKLDLGSSGKSQQHQYELNSKKHHQYQPNGKESNIKSHGKGKYYYQLNSKKHHHYQPDPKMYEPHYQPGSKEPQQGQACLDHSKSPLMSHMDKWSHGSAKSLLNPVKNLGGAEGKSSAEKNLSSGTGPPPPPPPRDGVTGNGIGGKMKIVKNKNKNGRIVIVMSKYMENGMQAVKIKSGEAPKKRVAEDRTAKRGASEERQESWKKPGAERWPGGDLQGKSGAEASKAPADHGTNCQKTTAPSKEPSISEQQPLQLTTKPNLAPWSLDSRPQEQNSAAAAASCVGLNLSPSCVGPRKRCLSEPHRDKEGGKKRLTSRSISTPTCLSPPTPERPETRALPASQPEVILLDSDLDEPIDLRCVKVRGDSEPGLVHIKPETLPAPADPPVPEPPKPVEHFEVEEEEEEEPPVPEFKPFFGNIIITDVTANCLTVTFKEYVTV; the protein is encoded by the exons ATGGAGCTGCCGACGGTGGGCGAGCATGTCTTTGCGGTGGAAAGCATAGAAAAGAAGCGTATCCGGAAG GGCCGAGTGGAGTATCTGGTCAAATGGAGAGGGTGGTCCTCAAA GTATAACACGTGGGAGCCGGAGGAAAACATCCTGGATCCCAGACTCTTAATCGCCTTTCAGAACAG GGAGAGGCAGGAGCAACTTATGGGGTACCGCAAACGAGGACCCAAACCAAAGCCATTGGTGGTTCAG CTGCCATCCTTTGCACGCCGTTCCAATGTCCTCACTGGCCTCCAAGACCCTGCCGTGGAGAACAGGCCCAAGCTGGACCTGGGCAGCTCTGGCAAAAGCCAGCAGCATCAGTACGAACTCAACAGTAAGAAGCACCACCAGTACCAGCCCAATGGCAAGGAGAGCAACATCAAGTCTCACGGCAAAGGGAAGTACTACTACCAGCTGAACAGCAAGAAGCACCACCACTACCAGCCTGACCCCAAGATGTACGAGCCCCATTACCAGCCCGGCAGCAAGGAGCCTCAGCAAGGGCAGGCCTGCTTGGACCACAGCAAGAGCCCCTTGATGTCCCACATGGACAAATGGTCTCATGGCTCCGCAAAAAGCCTGCTGAACCCTGTGAAGAACCTGGGGGGTGCCGAAGGGAAGAGCAGCGCAGAGAAGAACCTTTCCAGCGGCACGGGGCCGCCTCCACCGCCCCCTCCCCGGGACGGCGTGACCGGCAACGGGATTGGCGGCAAGATGAAGATCgtcaagaacaagaacaagaacggCCGCATTGTGATTGTCATGAGCAAGTACATGGAGAACGGCATGCAGGCCGTGAAGATCAAATCCGGAGAGGCACCCAAGAAGCGGGTGGCTGAGGACAGGACTGCTAAGAGGGGGGCCTCCGAGGAGAGGCAGGAGTCGTGGAAAAAGCCCGGGGCGGAGAGATGGCCAGGCGGCGACCTCCAAGGGAAATCTGGGGCAGAGGCAAGTAAAGCGCCTGCCGATCATGGGACCAACTGCCAAAAGACTACAGCCCCTAGCAAAGAGCCCTCCATTTCTGAGCAGCAACCTCTGCAGCTCACCACCAAGCCCAACCTCGCCCCGTGGTCCCTGGACTCCAGGCCGCAGGAACagaactctgctgctgctgcggcgtcATGCGTTGGGCTGAACCTCTCGCCCAGCTGCGTTGGGCCGCGCAAGCGCTGCCTCTCTGAACCCCACAGGGACAAGGAGGGCGGCAAGAAGCGGCTCACTTCCCGGAGCATCAGCACCCCTACCTGCCTCAGCCCCCCTACCCCGGAGAGACCCGAGACCCGAGCGCTTCCTGCCTCCCAACCCGAGGTTATCCTGCTGGACTCTGACTTGGACGAGCCCATAGACTTGCGGTGCGTCAAGGTGCGGGGGGACAGTGAGCCTGGCCTGGTGCACATTAAGCCAGAGACTTTGCCGGCACCGGCCGACCCGCCGGTGCCAGAACCTCCAAAGCCGGTGGAACACTTTgaggtggaggaagaagaggaggaggagcccccaGTGCCGGAGTTCAAGCCTTTCTTTGGGAATATAATCATAACGGATGTGACGGCGAACTGCCTGACTGTGACCTTTAAGGAATATGTGACAGTGTGA